cgttaggggcattttttgcacaaaatggtattgtttcccccaaccagagtgtgggctctattaattTACACCAGTGAGGTAAACAGTTTTCCATttgtaggtgccctttaaagattAGTCATGTGACATGACTCTTTCCTTATAATTTTAGGTTGTATGTCATAAAAATAATGGAACCTACCGGAGAAGCTTCTCACACTATAAACCATCTGAAATCTAAATTAACTGACATCTTTGTGAATAAAGTAGACGATCTGGTTCATGAAGTAGAATCCATTACTGAGAATGATAAAGTTCTGTATGAGGCTGAAGACCCAGTAGAACAAGTCCAACAGATTTTAGATCATGTGCTACAGAGAGGGGAAAGTGATTGGCAGCTATTCCTGGGTCACCTACAGAAAATGGCGCCGAGATTTCCGGGGCTAATGGAACTGCTGGAGAGTGAAAGTGAGTATTATATCATTATTAGCTACGTTACTTCAATACAGTGGTAACTATGGTGCCAACATTATTGCACTGATGCATCGTGATGGGCCAATCTGTCCGGTTTTGGTTTTCTGAAAAATTTGCCCATCATATGGGAGTTTGTGCTATATTAATCAGTTGCATGATtttaatgtgtttgtttttttaaaaactgttacTAGCATgaaattggggtgtttggggcCCAACAGGGGCCGTCACCCAAGGGCCCAGCACCCCAGTTGCAGAGGCCCCCACCCATGCCATTAAGTCTTCCCCCCATTATCTATTATGCTCAGGCATATGACTTGGAGATAAAAGGGTTTTATGGGGGCAGTGAATCTATAATTGGTGGATTTAGTTGAATATCAAATCCTCTGCAAATACTGAGCCAAATCTGACTATAATTTGCAATTTAAAAAGAcgacttgaataaaaaaaaaaacattatctgaAAGTTGAAACATTCAGTTGTCCAGAGTTGGAAGCAACATGTTTTTTAAGATTTGGACTTAGTTTAACTaccatatatacttgagtataagccgatccgaatataagccgaggtacctaattttacctaagaaaactggaaaaacgtattgactcgagtataagcctagggtgggaaatgcagccgctactgctaagtgtcaataatcaaaataaaaaccagtaaattacattaattgaggcatcagtggggtatatatttttcaatattgaattcaaagaaaaaccgtaaactagctctgtaaatGAAGagagtcaacaaaaacaatatgagtgctaccacacgctcattgcgcattggcaaactggcagcagacccagtcccagaggacacgtaagggggaataaatattgctagtgggagcctaggccagggcactggagggtctggttgcgggtggcctaatttgcacacaaaggacagagggtgctagtctggagggacacatggcacccgactcgagtataagccgagggtgactttttcagcacattttgggtgctgaaaaactaggcttatactcgagtatatacagtaagcgcTAAGCAACTGGCCTCATTCGAATCCTGCAGATAGTGTTggaattcagctgaatccttaCCCTAATCCTGGATTGAGTGTAAATACTTCATTAGGTGCAACAGTAAAGGTGACCACACACAGTCAGATATGCTCATTTGGCATcaagtcaccaaatgagcggatacaggggcatgtttactaaggtTGGAGATAAAAATctcctgtgatgttgcccatagcaaccaataagcaataaggtttgaacagtcacctacaagttagaaatcaaagcaaagacctaattggttgctacaggcaacatcaccgttgatatttatctccattcttagtaaacacaccccttgGACCTGATTTGCCCACATACATGTTgtgccaaatcaggctgatctagTCATTATCCCTCGGATCATAAAGTAAGGCCTACAGAGAACCTCCAAACAAGGACCATATCACTGTGCCAATGGGGTCCTTGTCCAATGGGGTTTTCAAACCTTCCTGATTAATATCTGGATAATTTTATTGGCAAGATATCAATCACACAGGCTGTCAATTGGCCCTATACATAGACACATCTTCCTGTGAATGACCACCTTAGGAGTTCTCTTTGTATGCTATAAAGTCAGCTTCTTATAAAAATGATATCTATTTATGGTAAAATAGAATTACTATGTGTAGACCAATGGTTTTAATACAATTTCCTTTGCCAGATTATTTCACAAAATGATTGAAATAACAATGTTCTTTCCAAATAACTTTGCTTTCTTCtcacagaaaaaagaaatattcTAACTGAGATGATAAAACAACACAAAACCTCAAAGCTCACTCTGAGAGACATCCAGAACATTGGCCGGGAGAACCTGAATGAATGTGACCCTCTGACTGTTCAAGACCTGCCCTGGATTCTCTTAAGGAAACTGGCAGCGTTGAACAGAAGTGCACGAAATGTATCGATCACACAAACTCCACGGGCAGATGCAGAGAATCCTATGATGGATCTGTTTGATCTTCTCACTTGTAATGCTCAAGATGAGAATTCTGATTTGTTCAATCCTTTTGATATTCTATGTGTTCTACTAAACTGTTCAGATAATATTTTACAACAAAATATTTTGTCAAAAATGTCCCTGTGCCAGTTTGCTCTCCCACTGCTGCTCCCTGCTGGGGATGTACCAAACTGCACCTTCAAGCTGTGGGCAATGAGAGACATTGTGAAATGCTGGACACCTCACACTTTGGCAGAGAAGAAAGGATTCAAAGAAGAAAGTCTGGTTCATATAGAATTGCCCCTGTTTTCTTTTGTAAGACTGGAAAAAAGCAAGATATCAAAATCTAAAATTCTGAATCAAGTGCTCAGTCCTAGGCAGCAGTACCAGGACTTCTTTATTCATGGAAATATGGAGGGTGGGAACCATATGAGATACATTTCTAATGGGTTAGTGGAAATAGCCTGGTATTTTCCAACTGGAAGAAAAAATTTAGATATTTTTGAAGAACCCATTGCACTTACTAACTTGCGTGGAGACATTGAAGGCAACGAGACCCAGTTCAGCTTCCTAACCCAGGTCTCGGCAGCAGTGTTTGTATTTGCTGAGGAAATTAATGAGAGAGAGTTTAGGTTGTTGACCCAATATGGTAAATCTAACACTATTGTCTATTTCATCATTACACAAAGTAACAAAACTCTTTGTAAAGAGACAGTGGAATACTTAAAAAAGTTGCTCTCTGAGCTAAACATTGATAAAGGGAACGTACTGATTAAGGGCAGAAATGATAATGATACAAACCTGGTGCAGAGCATTCAAAAGATTATTAAACGTTTATTGAACACTTGTCGGAAAATAAAGCTGGAAGAAGCTTCACACACAGCCTCCAAACTAAAAATTAATGTGGATGAGAACTTTAGGGAATGccaaaaagcaaaaatgtatgcAACAGAAATAACTGAAGAGATAAAAGATGTGGTACAATATAAGAAAGAAACAATTCAACTACAAGGGGATCTGTGGAAGCAAGTGGCCCAGATAGAGAAGGAATTGTGCAGAATGAGAAAACTAGGAGGCAAAAATACAGAAGAATACCGATCTCAGCTGATAGATCAGTGCTTCGAGTTGCATAGGAAACAGAACAAACATGATTTACCTGGGGGGGTGTTGAAATTTATAAATGCAATTGCACATTTGTCCCAAGAAGAGAGACATTATTTCCTGAAATGGATGAAATTTGCACTCGATTCACTTTCTAGAAACACTCTATCTAAATTGAAAGCTGAATACAGGCTAAAATGTACACCTAAAGCTGAAAATATCCAGGATAATGGGAATGAACTAAAGCTAATTGACCAACAGATATCTGACAGTTCTTTGGGAGTAGAACATTTTCTCCGTGTGATGGGGCAGTTTTATGAGGCAGAATGTTCCATAGTGAAGCAAGGAAAAATCAAACCAGATGAAAGACAATTCAGTAAACTCCCAGGAATtgctgctgatctgctgctggatGGGTTCCCATTGGAGCTGATAGATGGAGATGCCTCCAACATCCCTCTACAATGGATTACTGATGTTCTGGCTGACTTAAACAACAAAACAGGAGGGAAATGTAGAATGAGAGTAATCACAGTGCTGGGAGTGCAGAGCACAGGGAAATCCACCCTCCTGAACACCATGTTTGGGCTGCAGTTCCCTGTGTCCAGTGGTCGATGCACACGGGGAGCCTTCATGACACTGATAAAAGTAAAAGAAGACTTCCAGGAACACCTTGGTTGTGAGCTTATTGTGGTAATAGACACTGAAGGTCTAAAGGCTCAGCACCTATATTCTCTGGAGGACAGCaatgaacatgacaatgagttggcAACTCTAGTGGTTGGGCTCAGTGATATCACTATAATCAATATGGCTATGGAAAATACAGCAGAAATGACAGACATTTTACAAATTTCAATCCACGCTTTCCTTAGGATGAACAAAATAGAAAAGAAACCCAAGTGTCAATTTGTGCATCAGAATGTGAGTGATGTTTCTGCTAATGATAATAACATGAGAGACAAAAGTAAACTCTTGACACAGCTTGATAAAATGACAAAAGTAGCAGCAACCATGGAAAAAAAGAGTGGAATCACACATTTTAGTGATATCATGGTATATGACCTTGAAAAAGACAACTGGTACATTCCTGGCCTTTGGAATGGTGCCCCACCCATGGCTTCTGTAGATGCTGGCTACAGTGACCATATTCATGAACTAAAAAAATACTTGTTTGAATTGATGGCACAAAACAAAAGTATTAATCACCCACAGAATATTGGTGAATTTATTGAATGGATAAAAAGCCTGTGGAAATCTGTGAAATATGAGAATTTCATTTTCAACTTTAGGAACACCCTGGTGGCTGAAGCATACGAACAGCTCTCAGTTAAATACTCTGAATGGGAATGGGACTTCCGTAAAAAGGTTCACACTTGGCTACTCAAGACAGAGACAATAATCAAGAATCATCCAACAGACAGATTGCAGGCAAATTATCTCCATGATCTGCATTCTGTTCTTGGAGAAGAAGAAAAGCGTGTAAGGAATTTGTTAGATACCTATTTTGATAGCAGATCGGAGAATGCTCATCTAATTGAGAGGTACAGAGAAGAATTTTCCAAATGTGTGCTGTGTCTCAGGAATGAGTTGGAAAATTCCGTAACAACAAAGATTGACGAGGTGATTCAAATCCAGAAAGGGAAATATAAGTTGGAGGGCATTAAAAACACTTATCAAAAAACAATAGAAGAGAAAGTCACTTGCCTCCTGGAAGAAGTGAGACAAAATGAACATCAATTCAGCAATGCAAAAGTAAGACAAGTTTTTGAAGATATGTGGGAAAATACATTATCCGACTTACAAAGAATCGGTTTAGATAAACGAAATATCAGTCAGGAAATGTTCCTGGAACTTTACCGGGACATGAACAAAAGAGGGAGTTTTATCACTAAGAGGGTTCTCAGTGTAACAAGTTTAGGTGACTTTGGTGAATGTGAATTTGAGGTCAAAGAGAAGCATGTAGACCTAAAACAGGATTCAGAAAAAGACAAGGAACAAAATATTATCAAAATAAAAGACTTTGCTTCCTTTATAATCAGAATGTGCTCTGATTATGTAACAGAAAAAATAGGTACAAGAGACGACTATCATGGGACGTATTGCCTGGAATTACTCAATATCATCAGTGACGGGCTCAGGGAAGAAGAAGTTAAAAGCAATCATATTACCCATGAGTTTGCGTTGGATCTGAAACTCCATATCTTGGGGCAAGCAGCCCCGAGGTTTCAGAAGCTCCATAATGACTTCATCCAAAAGAATGACCCTGTGTTATGTATGGGAAAGTTAAAACTTGGATATTTGGCAACATTTGAAAGCATTTATCAAGAGAAGGATGAATCTCAGAGCAGAGCAAGACAGTTCTATGAGCTCTGCCTGAAGCCTGCAATAACAAACTATGTTAACCAGCGACTGGGATTGGACATCGTTGAGGCTATTATATACAGCGGAGCCACCAAAGAATTTAGTAGCCGGACATTTTTCCAGTTTACCGTGCTTGAGAAACTTCTAAAGGATAAAGAAGTTATGTCATTTgtacaatatataaatgaatatgagATTTTTGTCAAGAAAtggatacaaaaatatattttagatacCTATAAGGATCCAAAACCCTTACGAGACATGAAAGCAAATATTCTTACCAACATCCATAAGGAGATACTCACAGTTCTTAGAGACAAAGACATACTGAAGTTCTCGACCGTCTCCGATTTTTTGGAATGCTTTTGTGGCAGGTTGAACAATAAACTAGTTATTCCCCAGCATGAGATGAATTTGATCATTTTTGAAAACAAAGCTAATATCGAGCAGTTTGCAAAAGACATTGAATTCTTTCTCCAAGACATTGAAAATCACATCATAGCAGACTTTTCCTCTATAGAGTCCATACTCGGCAAAGTCACAGTAAAACCTGAAGATGAGTTATTTAAGAGAGTGTTTGGCTGTGGGAAGCAATGTCCCTTCTGCAAGGTCCCCTGTGAGGCAGGAGGTACTGACCATAAGGAGCACTTTGCCTCTGTCCATCGGCCTCAAGGATTAATAGGAGGCATTCACATAGCCGGGATAAAACTAAACACAGAAATATGTTCCTCTGCTGTTATCGCTGATAAAAAATTTGTAAATGTTGCCACAAACTGTACATTGCACCCTTACAAAGAATATCGTTCCGTTTACCCAGACTGGGCCATTCAGCCTGACGCCAGCATCACAGCCTCCGACTACTGGAAATATATCTTTGTTCAGTTTAATAAAGAATTTGCATCTATATATGAAGCGAACCCAGCAGATCTGCCTGACTTATGGTGTCGCATAACAGAGGAAATGGCATTTCAAAGCCTAAAGGAGtcattcaatataaagtaaactACGTCAGCTTCATACAATTATGGGAAGAGAAACCTGTTATTGGGAATACTATGAAAGCCAGACAGTCTTAATTTAGCcccatttactgtataaatctatgatactaaaatcatttttttttaaagattccaCATGTTCTGGATTCTAGATTTATCCCATATACAATAATTTTATTAATATAGAATTTTTGATAATAATTTTACTAAATATTTAGGATCCCAAAGGAAATACTGCCATTCCAGTATAGGCTGTAGGTTTGTATGAAATTATGTTTCTAATTAAAGATCTTGTTAAAGCAATTATCATACAAATTCAAAGCACTTTCGATTAGaaaatttgaataaaatgaaatgatACAGTACTTTGCATATGGTTTTATTCTGTAATGACTTTTCAGTTGGGTTTGTAGAAGTGATAGGCAAACGTCAACACCAAGTgcccacgggggcagccattcctgcactggtacagctggggtgtttgctacagaaaccctactatagtttatataaataccccgctgtgtagccccgggggcagccattcctgcactggtacaactggggtgtttgctacagaaaccctactatagtttatataaataccccgctgtgtagccccgggggcagccattcctgcactggtacaactggggtgtttgctacagaaaccctactatagtttatataaataccccgctgtgtagccccgggggcagccattcctgcaccggtacagctggggtgtttgctacagaaaccctactatagtttatataaataccccgctgtgtagccccgggggcagccgttcctgcaccggtacagctggggtgtttgctacagaaaccctactatagtttatataaataccccgctgtgtagccccggggcagctgttcctgcaccggtacagctggggtgtttgctacagaaaccctactatagtttatataaataccccgctgtgtagccccgggggcagccattcctgcaccggtacagctggggtgtttgctacagaaaccctactatagtttatataaataccccgctgtgtagccccgggggcagccattcctgcactggtacagctggggtgtttgctacagaaaccctactatagtttatataaataccccgctgtgtagccccgggggcagccattcctgcactggtacagctggggtgtttgctacagaaaccctactatagtttatataaataccccgctgtgtagccccgggggcagccattcctgcactggtacagctggggtgtttgctacagaaaccctactatagtttatataaataccccgctgtgtagccccgggggcagccgttcctgcaccggtacagctggggtgtttgctacagaaaccctactatagtttat
The genomic region above belongs to Xenopus tropicalis strain Nigerian chromosome 9, UCB_Xtro_10.0, whole genome shotgun sequence and contains:
- the LOC100492139 gene encoding up-regulator of cell proliferation, which gives rise to MEPTGEASHTINHLKSKLTDIFVNKVDDLVHEVESITENDKVLYEAEDPVEQVQQILDHVLQRGESDWQLFLGHLQKMAPRFPGLMELLESEKKRNILTEMIKQHKTSKLTLRDIQNIGRENLNECDPLTVQDLPWILLRKLAALNRSARNVSITQTPRADAENPMMDLFDLLTCNAQDENSDLFNPFDILCVLLNCSDNILQQNILSKMSLCQFALPLLLPAGDVPNCTFKLWAMRDIVKCWTPHTLAEKKGFKEESLVHIELPLFSFVRLEKSKISKSKILNQVLSPRQQYQDFFIHGNMEGGNHMRYISNGLVEIAWYFPTGRKNLDIFEEPIALTNLRGDIEGNETQFSFLTQVSAAVFVFAEEINEREFRLLTQYGKSNTIVYFIITQSNKTLCKETVEYLKKLLSELNIDKGNVLIKGRNDNDTNLVQSIQKIIKRLLNTCRKIKLEEASHTASKLKINVDENFRECQKAKMYATEITEEIKDVVQYKKETIQLQGDLWKQVAQIEKELCRMRKLGGKNTEEYRSQLIDQCFELHRKQNKHDLPGGVLKFINAIAHLSQEERHYFLKWMKFALDSLSRNTLSKLKAEYRLKCTPKAENIQDNGNELKLIDQQISDSSLGVEHFLRVMGQFYEAECSIVKQGKIKPDERQFSKLPGIAADLLLDGFPLELIDGDASNIPLQWITDVLADLNNKTGGKCRMRVITVLGVQSTGKSTLLNTMFGLQFPVSSGRCTRGAFMTLIKVKEDFQEHLGCELIVVIDTEGLKAQHLYSLEDSNEHDNELATLVVGLSDITIINMAMENTAEMTDILQISIHAFLRMNKIEKKPKCQFVHQNVSDVSANDNNMRDKSKLLTQLDKMTKVAATMEKKSGITHFSDIMVYDLEKDNWYIPGLWNGAPPMASVDAGYSDHIHELKKYLFELMAQNKSINHPQNIGEFIEWIKSLWKSVKYENFIFNFRNTLVAEAYEQLSVKYSEWEWDFRKKVHTWLLKTETIIKNHPTDRLQANYLHDLHSVLGEEEKRVRNLLDTYFDSRSENAHLIERYREEFSKCVLCLRNELENSVTTKIDEVIQIQKGKYKLEGIKNTYQKTIEEKVTCLLEEVRQNEHQFSNAKVRQVFEDMWENTLSDLQRIGLDKRNISQEMFLELYRDMNKRGSFITKRVLSVTSLGDFGECEFEVKEKHVDLKQDSEKDKEQNIIKIKDFASFIIRMCSDYVTEKIGTRDDYHGTYCLELLNIISDGLREEEVKSNHITHEFALDLKLHILGQAAPRFQKLHNDFIQKNDPVLCMGKLKLGYLATFESIYQEKDESQSRARQFYELCLKPAITNYVNQRLGLDIVEAIIYSGATKEFSSRTFFQFTVLEKLLKDKEVMSFVQYINEYEIFVKKWIQKYILDTYKDPKPLRDMKANILTNIHKEILTVLRDKDILKFSTVSDFLECFCGRLNNKLVIPQHEMNLIIFENKANIEQFAKDIEFFLQDIENHIIADFSSIESILGKVTVKPEDELFKRVFGCGKQCPFCKVPCEAGGTDHKEHFASVHRPQGLIGGIHIAGIKLNTEICSSAVIADKKFVNVATNCTLHPYKEYRSVYPDWAIQPDASITASDYWKYIFVQFNKEFASIYEANPADLPDLWCRITEEMAFQSLKESFNIK